Proteins found in one Thermaerobacter subterraneus DSM 13965 genomic segment:
- a CDS encoding ABC transporter substrate-binding protein has translation MPVNFFRRRWVWVAAALAGLAAGWVAAAARSPAPAPGRWVFRDDLGQRVALPGPPRRVACSGRDLCDLARALLGEEAVIVLPAGAEEQRLRESGAGLVVLPAVTRQPGLAARLRALGWPAATLRWRDVDQLPAAARRLAGWLNQPGRGQELAAAYRRRLDRVAAAVAGVPEAQRPVVVVLAWDQPPVWAQPGSPVATLVRRAGGRLPAEGRPGERAGGTGIAAWWHRPGSRWGGLARLDVPAGAGAGWQAGEEGWRALGHPGPVRVVTPLLTPVVPPGGPAVGTALYLPPAQLLGAGPAALEGLERLAAWLYPERLAFEGDPHRLVPLRVAP, from the coding sequence GTGCCCGTGAACTTTTTCCGCCGGCGATGGGTCTGGGTGGCCGCGGCCCTTGCGGGCCTGGCCGCCGGCTGGGTGGCGGCGGCCGCCCGTTCCCCCGCCCCGGCGCCGGGCCGCTGGGTGTTCCGGGACGATCTCGGCCAGCGGGTGGCGCTGCCCGGCCCGCCCCGGCGCGTGGCCTGCAGCGGCCGGGATCTCTGCGACCTGGCCCGGGCGCTTCTGGGCGAGGAGGCCGTCATCGTCCTCCCCGCCGGAGCCGAAGAGCAGCGCCTGCGGGAGAGCGGTGCAGGCCTGGTGGTCCTGCCGGCGGTGACCCGCCAGCCGGGGCTGGCGGCACGATTGCGGGCCCTGGGCTGGCCGGCGGCCACCTTGCGGTGGCGGGACGTGGACCAGCTCCCCGCTGCCGCCCGGCGCCTGGCCGGGTGGTTGAACCAGCCCGGCCGCGGCCAGGAGCTGGCCGCGGCCTACCGGCGCCGGCTCGATCGGGTCGCAGCCGCCGTGGCTGGGGTGCCCGAGGCGCAACGGCCGGTGGTGGTGGTGCTGGCGTGGGATCAACCGCCGGTCTGGGCGCAGCCGGGCAGCCCGGTGGCCACCCTGGTGCGGCGGGCCGGGGGGCGCCTGCCGGCGGAGGGAAGGCCGGGTGAAAGGGCAGGGGGGACGGGGATTGCGGCGTGGTGGCACCGCCCGGGCAGCCGCTGGGGAGGCCTGGCCCGGCTCGACGTCCCGGCCGGGGCTGGTGCGGGCTGGCAGGCGGGCGAGGAGGGGTGGCGGGCCCTGGGCCACCCAGGTCCCGTGCGGGTGGTGACCCCGCTTTTGACGCCCGTGGTCCCGCCGGGCGGACCGGCGGTGGGCACGGCGCTCTACCTGCCGCCCGCCCAGCTGCTGGGGGCGGGCCCGGCGGCCCTGGAAGGCCTTGAACGGCTGGCTGCGTGGCTCTACCCGGAGCGGCTCGCGTTCGAAGGCGATCCGCACCGGCTGGTGCCCCTGCGGGTGGCGCCCTGA
- a CDS encoding bifunctional phosphoglucose/phosphomannose isomerase, whose translation MDSNQRVSNPSRQEEGAPPPAPAAAGPGTVVPDWAALRELDRQGMLGAVAAFPHQLEEALRLGREAANLPRPLAGTPRAVLVAGLGGSAIGGDFVAAVLEPEAPVPVVVHRDYGLPGWVGTGDLVFAVSYSGATEETLSAFEEALARGAAVVAVASGGPLLERAAAAEAAGRPVRQVRVPGGLAPRAALGYLMLPVLYLTCAWTGMGDPSAQVEEAIAVLRRQARELEPGGPEGPAHRLARQLLERPVFIYGAGRLGQAAAYRWQCQLNENAKLLAHYHAFPELNHNEIMGWEGVPLDGAAGGTGSGGRDGASHRPLVVCLQAGPDHPRNRTRMAITAELVDGRAGWVTVAGHGRSRLAQLLSLSYFGDFVSVYAALLRGLDPSAIASIQRLKERLAALPVGAGGSSN comes from the coding sequence ATGGATTCGAACCAGCGGGTAAGCAACCCGTCACGGCAGGAGGAAGGGGCGCCGCCCCCGGCACCGGCAGCCGCGGGGCCGGGGACGGTGGTTCCCGACTGGGCAGCCTTGCGGGAACTGGACCGGCAAGGGATGCTGGGCGCGGTCGCGGCCTTCCCCCACCAGCTGGAGGAAGCCCTGCGGCTGGGCCGGGAGGCGGCCAACCTGCCCCGGCCCCTGGCGGGCACCCCGCGGGCCGTGCTGGTGGCCGGCCTGGGCGGGTCGGCCATCGGCGGCGACTTCGTGGCGGCGGTTCTGGAGCCGGAAGCGCCGGTCCCGGTGGTGGTCCACCGGGATTACGGCCTGCCCGGCTGGGTGGGGACCGGGGACCTGGTCTTTGCCGTCAGCTACTCCGGGGCCACCGAGGAGACCCTGAGCGCTTTCGAAGAAGCCCTCGCCCGGGGGGCGGCGGTGGTGGCGGTCGCCAGCGGCGGGCCGTTGCTGGAGCGGGCAGCCGCGGCGGAGGCGGCCGGGCGGCCGGTCCGGCAGGTCCGGGTGCCCGGCGGCCTGGCGCCCCGGGCCGCCCTGGGCTACCTGATGCTACCGGTTCTGTACCTCACCTGCGCCTGGACCGGCATGGGCGATCCTTCGGCCCAGGTGGAAGAAGCCATCGCCGTCCTGCGCCGCCAGGCCCGCGAGCTGGAACCCGGCGGCCCGGAAGGCCCCGCCCACCGGCTGGCGCGGCAACTTCTGGAGCGGCCGGTGTTCATCTACGGCGCCGGGCGCCTGGGCCAGGCGGCGGCCTACCGCTGGCAGTGCCAGCTGAACGAGAACGCCAAGCTGCTGGCGCACTACCACGCGTTCCCCGAGCTCAACCACAACGAGATCATGGGCTGGGAGGGAGTGCCCCTGGACGGGGCGGCGGGTGGAACCGGCAGCGGCGGGCGGGACGGGGCATCGCACCGGCCGCTGGTGGTTTGCCTGCAGGCCGGCCCGGACCACCCGCGGAACCGGACGCGCATGGCCATCACCGCCGAGCTGGTGGACGGCCGGGCCGGCTGGGTCACCGTCGCGGGGCACGGCCGGAGCCGCCTGGCGCAGCTGCTCAGCCTTTCCTATTTCGGCGATTTCGTTTCGGTCTACGCTGCCCTGCTGAGGGGCCTTGACCCCTCGGCCATCGCCAGCATCCAGCGGCTCAAGGAGAGGCTGGCGGCCCTGCCGGTGGGAGCGGGCGGATCTTCGAACTGA
- a CDS encoding DNA-directed RNA polymerase subunit alpha C-terminal domain-containing protein, translating into MELAPDGPLAPGAPHLERPDTGGAGPRLDQPQEAAPAGGPAPAPEPEPAQAGSPGDHRAGDRSGAEGEPGAAAAATGLAGIPLDLLDIPPRVRLALQQRGYETVGDLAWRHDPRLLAARGMGTRGLLALVTELARVMADGAYQRQLLARATRYDPQRFPEAVRRRPVDDLGLGQRAYRALRRAGIQTVGQLLELGEPGLQRLRGLGPRSLAEICHRLDALQSGRPLPPPGGATGDPLAPDLMDDPAPIGALLLPRRVVTALQRAGLHTVGALAGFTQEGLRRLRGLGESGVAAVLQSLHQYRQECSRRGAFPRRLEDWLQELIEPLPDREREVLALRYGLLGEEAHDLSAIAARWQTTRQWVSVVQGRALRRARARARLERFQPLVDAVRAAATRCGAAGPAELAEALRQDGTVGVPESTDQAVRLVGLLVHVTPGLRRVAGSTWSTAEIAQHLPEAARRLQEFLAAAGRPLALAELAAHLEEGMGDLPAPAEALARAVVTTQASFARFPGGTYGLANWRAGRRMRARDYVYQALQRHGRPLHYAELTRLVNQLLPEGRKMPPTHVLTILSSGEPFRRVDRGIYGLSHWERQPERNLAQLCRDALAEAGEPASLDQVVAAVQRVRSYPRRTVARALNEDTAVLRYGRDRFGLAAWLATDPRSAGTVRVPAYGPRPTNLAAVRGLLAELLAGHVYDTSQLTSYLGRWRQRSQARQVIAYLATMGWLTGVEDTWTATSLNDGWVRAGGEIDQLAALALADPAFAHAVVLHGAFRQLAQGDAGPALDVAAAAGGDGGAGGTGPAGHRESAVPALDQAAGWLADRIRRAAGARGEEPGPELLERLRRQWLVTAWFDPWISLLVPERVAPAGGAGEPSGAAAAAAADEPAAAGGGRGRGALARAALWDQAVTRLWPRRPVHLPAAWVETPATAWAILADVVASWSGPDRVVDLEALGDWCRSRGLDANPVQIEAELFALGLWPVGEGSRLRLYMPYRLVVPPGGFGAAGLPGGGDLADAAAAALEGSGVVAAAPPGWPAAPQARVDVIPPLGDGGPAEAAALGEEPEPGGNTRDG; encoded by the coding sequence ATGGAACTGGCGCCTGATGGGCCCCTGGCGCCTGGCGCACCGCACCTGGAACGGCCGGACACCGGGGGCGCAGGGCCCCGCCTGGACCAGCCCCAGGAGGCGGCGCCCGCCGGAGGGCCGGCCCCTGCTCCGGAGCCGGAGCCGGCGCAGGCCGGTTCGCCCGGTGACCACCGGGCCGGGGACCGGAGCGGGGCCGAAGGCGAACCCGGCGCCGCTGCCGCGGCGACCGGCCTGGCGGGGATCCCCCTCGACTTGCTGGACATCCCGCCTCGGGTCCGCCTGGCGCTCCAGCAGCGGGGTTACGAGACCGTGGGCGATCTCGCCTGGCGGCATGACCCGCGGCTTCTGGCCGCCCGCGGCATGGGGACCCGGGGCCTGCTGGCCCTGGTCACCGAGCTGGCGCGGGTCATGGCCGACGGAGCCTACCAGCGGCAGCTGCTGGCGCGGGCCACCCGGTACGACCCCCAGCGGTTCCCCGAGGCCGTTCGCCGGCGGCCCGTGGACGATCTCGGGCTGGGCCAGCGGGCCTACCGGGCCCTGCGCCGGGCCGGGATCCAGACCGTGGGCCAGCTGCTGGAGCTGGGGGAACCGGGGCTGCAGCGGCTGCGAGGGCTCGGGCCCCGCTCGCTGGCGGAGATCTGCCATCGCCTGGACGCCCTGCAATCGGGCCGGCCCTTGCCGCCACCCGGCGGTGCCACCGGCGACCCCCTGGCCCCCGACCTGATGGACGATCCGGCTCCCATCGGTGCCCTGCTCCTGCCGCGCCGGGTCGTCACCGCCCTGCAGCGGGCGGGGCTGCACACCGTCGGGGCCTTGGCCGGCTTTACGCAGGAAGGGCTGCGCCGGTTGCGCGGGCTCGGGGAGAGCGGCGTCGCGGCCGTTCTGCAAAGCCTGCACCAGTACCGGCAGGAGTGCAGCCGCAGGGGAGCGTTCCCCCGCCGGCTGGAGGACTGGCTGCAGGAGCTGATCGAGCCGCTGCCCGACCGGGAGCGGGAAGTGCTGGCCCTGCGGTACGGCCTGCTGGGGGAGGAAGCCCACGACCTGTCGGCCATCGCCGCGCGCTGGCAGACCACCCGCCAGTGGGTCAGCGTGGTGCAGGGGCGGGCGCTGCGCCGCGCCAGGGCCCGGGCACGACTGGAGCGCTTCCAGCCGCTGGTGGACGCGGTCCGGGCTGCGGCGACCCGCTGCGGCGCCGCGGGGCCTGCCGAGCTGGCCGAGGCCCTGCGCCAGGACGGCACCGTGGGCGTGCCCGAGTCGACCGACCAGGCGGTCCGGCTGGTGGGCCTGCTGGTGCACGTGACGCCCGGGCTGCGGCGGGTGGCGGGGTCGACCTGGTCGACGGCGGAGATCGCCCAGCACCTGCCGGAGGCGGCCCGGCGCCTGCAGGAGTTCCTGGCGGCGGCCGGCCGCCCGCTGGCCCTGGCCGAACTGGCCGCCCACCTGGAGGAAGGCATGGGGGACCTGCCCGCCCCTGCGGAGGCGCTGGCCCGGGCGGTGGTGACCACCCAGGCTTCCTTCGCCCGCTTCCCCGGCGGGACCTACGGCCTTGCCAACTGGCGCGCGGGACGAAGGATGCGGGCCCGGGACTACGTCTACCAGGCGCTGCAGCGGCACGGGCGGCCCCTGCACTACGCCGAGCTCACCCGGCTGGTCAACCAGCTGTTGCCCGAAGGGCGGAAGATGCCGCCGACCCACGTGTTGACCATCCTGTCGTCGGGGGAGCCCTTCCGCCGCGTGGACCGGGGGATTTACGGCCTGAGCCACTGGGAACGGCAGCCGGAGCGGAACCTGGCGCAGCTGTGCCGCGATGCCCTGGCCGAAGCCGGGGAGCCGGCCAGCCTGGACCAGGTGGTCGCGGCCGTCCAGCGGGTGCGCAGCTACCCGCGGCGGACGGTGGCCCGGGCCCTCAACGAGGACACCGCCGTACTGCGCTACGGCCGGGACCGGTTCGGCCTGGCCGCGTGGCTGGCGACGGACCCCCGGTCCGCGGGGACGGTGCGGGTGCCTGCCTATGGCCCCCGCCCCACCAACCTGGCGGCGGTACGCGGGCTGCTGGCCGAGCTTCTGGCCGGTCACGTGTACGACACGTCCCAACTCACCTCGTACCTGGGCCGCTGGCGGCAGCGTTCCCAGGCCCGGCAGGTCATCGCCTACCTGGCCACCATGGGCTGGCTGACGGGCGTGGAGGACACCTGGACGGCCACGTCCCTGAACGACGGGTGGGTCCGGGCGGGCGGCGAGATCGACCAGCTGGCCGCCCTGGCTCTGGCCGACCCGGCCTTCGCCCACGCCGTCGTGCTCCACGGAGCCTTCCGCCAGCTGGCCCAGGGGGATGCAGGGCCGGCCCTTGACGTCGCCGCCGCCGCGGGCGGGGACGGGGGCGCTGGCGGAACCGGGCCCGCAGGGCACCGGGAGTCCGCCGTGCCGGCCCTGGACCAGGCCGCCGGCTGGCTGGCGGACCGCATCCGCCGGGCCGCCGGCGCCCGGGGGGAGGAGCCGGGCCCCGAGCTGCTGGAGCGGCTGCGCCGGCAATGGCTGGTTACCGCCTGGTTCGACCCCTGGATTTCCCTGCTGGTCCCGGAGCGGGTGGCACCGGCGGGCGGGGCGGGAGAGCCCAGCGGCGCCGCAGCGGCCGCCGCGGCGGACGAACCGGCGGCTGCCGGCGGGGGTCGCGGCCGGGGCGCCCTGGCCCGGGCCGCCTTGTGGGACCAGGCGGTGACCCGCCTCTGGCCCCGCCGCCCCGTTCACCTGCCGGCGGCGTGGGTGGAGACGCCGGCGACGGCCTGGGCCATCCTGGCCGACGTGGTGGCCTCCTGGTCGGGACCGGACCGGGTGGTCGACCTGGAGGCTCTGGGGGACTGGTGCCGGTCGCGGGGGTTGGACGCCAACCCCGTGCAGATCGAGGCGGAACTCTTCGCCCTGGGGCTGTGGCCTGTGGGCGAGGGCTCGCGCCTGCGCCTCTACATGCCTTACCGGCTGGTCGTGCCGCCGGGCGGGTTCGGTGCCGCCGGCTTGCCCGGCGGCGGCGACCTGGCCGACGCGGCGGCCGCCGCCCTGGAGGGCTCCGGGGTGGTCGCTGCAGCCCCCCCGGGCTGGCCCGCGGCGCCCCAGGCCCGCGTCGACGTGATCCCGCCCCTGGGGGACGGGGGCCCGGCGGAGGCCGCAGCGCTGGGGGAAGAACCGGAACCGGGCGGCAACACTCGCGACGGGTAG
- a CDS encoding cupredoxin domain-containing protein — translation MKRARRSLLVVAALMLLALPVLAACGGGGGGGNEGNGGDQAAGNKITVTAQNMSFDQTEINLKKGQTYTIELVNNDSVQHDLAAEQLGLEIGLTDPGKSTSVEFTPQQTGDFEFICTVPGHSATMKGTIRVTE, via the coding sequence ATGAAGCGCGCACGCCGTTCTCTGCTGGTGGTCGCGGCCCTGATGCTGCTGGCCCTGCCGGTCCTCGCCGCTTGCGGCGGCGGTGGCGGCGGCGGCAACGAGGGCAACGGTGGCGACCAGGCGGCCGGAAACAAGATCACGGTGACCGCCCAGAACATGTCCTTTGACCAGACGGAGATCAACCTGAAGAAGGGCCAGACCTACACCATCGAGCTGGTCAACAACGACTCCGTCCAGCATGACCTGGCGGCGGAGCAGCTCGGTCTGGAAATCGGCCTGACGGATCCCGGCAAGAGCACCTCCGTCGAGTTCACGCCCCAGCAGACGGGCGACTTCGAGTTCATCTGCACGGTGCCCGGCCACTCCGCCACGATGAAGGGCACCATCCGCGTCACCGAGTGA
- the mntR gene encoding transcriptional regulator MntR, which yields MRPTPSMEDYLETIYELIRSKGYARVSDIALALNLQPSSVTRMVQRLDEQNFVTYERYRGLVLTERGEAIGRAMRQRHETLATFLRLLGVHDEEVVQQDVEGIEHHVSRQTLERIERFVAFARANPAWMNQLHAAMNTGGSAAGPGNAGGPPAGETAGGPDVPGSRGSGRPAWDGPARGSEAPAGLARHQAAGSGGDNGAGGEMAGGDEARGAARGPDARSQVAGPAGSTRPPRSGRNP from the coding sequence GTGCGGCCGACGCCCAGCATGGAAGACTACCTGGAGACCATCTACGAGCTCATCCGCAGCAAGGGCTACGCCCGGGTGAGCGACATCGCCCTGGCCCTGAACCTGCAGCCGTCCTCCGTCACCCGCATGGTCCAGCGACTGGACGAGCAGAACTTCGTCACCTACGAGCGATACCGGGGCCTGGTGCTCACGGAGCGCGGCGAGGCCATCGGCAGGGCCATGCGCCAGCGGCACGAGACGCTGGCCACCTTCCTGCGCCTGCTGGGCGTGCACGACGAGGAGGTGGTCCAGCAGGATGTGGAGGGCATCGAGCACCACGTCAGCCGCCAAACCCTGGAGCGCATCGAGCGGTTCGTCGCCTTCGCCCGGGCCAACCCCGCGTGGATGAACCAGCTTCACGCCGCCATGAACACCGGCGGCAGCGCGGCCGGCCCTGGGAACGCCGGCGGCCCGCCCGCCGGGGAAACGGCCGGCGGGCCGGACGTCCCTGGCAGCAGGGGGAGCGGGAGGCCGGCCTGGGACGGGCCGGCGCGGGGTAGCGAGGCCCCCGCCGGGCTTGCCCGCCACCAGGCTGCCGGCAGCGGGGGCGACAACGGGGCGGGTGGTGAAATGGCGGGCGGCGACGAGGCTCGCGGGGCCGCCCGCGGCCCGGACGCCCGCAGCCAGGTGGCCGGACCGGCCGGTTCTACCCGCCCGCCTCGCAGCGGACGTAATCCTTGA
- a CDS encoding SH3 domain-containing protein: MSRIKELAAELREQERPLLDHYKQLVDAATKETERRLAQMMYNYQRFQLQSLELFQDRVPERFHCFGVVTHDDVNVRQRPSGKSEVLARVGRGTPVIVMAFEGFWAEVQLVGGETGYVFKDYVRCEAGG, translated from the coding sequence GTGTCGCGGATCAAGGAACTGGCGGCCGAATTGCGGGAGCAGGAGCGTCCCCTGCTCGACCACTACAAGCAGCTGGTGGATGCCGCCACCAAGGAGACGGAGCGGCGCCTGGCGCAGATGATGTACAACTACCAGCGCTTCCAGCTCCAGAGCCTCGAACTGTTCCAGGACCGGGTTCCCGAGCGGTTCCATTGTTTCGGCGTCGTCACCCACGATGACGTCAACGTCCGCCAGCGGCCCTCCGGCAAGTCCGAGGTCCTGGCCCGGGTGGGCCGCGGGACGCCGGTCATCGTCATGGCCTTCGAGGGTTTCTGGGCCGAGGTGCAGCTGGTGGGGGGCGAGACGGGTTACGTTTTCAAGGATTACGTCCGCTGCGAGGCGGGCGGGTAG
- a CDS encoding thiamine diphosphokinase, whose protein sequence is MPEAHPFSEPFGFLPPPSPPYGVVVAGGDLDEPALVAETARLVAGASLCIAADGGLRLLRAASLWPHLLAGDFDTLTAAEVEAARAAGVEVRRVPPAKDFTDTELALDLARQRLGPAPLYLVGGVGDRVDHTLTNLLMAARWVAGGHALRVLAAPAHVAPLVGPGEVRFQGRPGQVVSLVPLTPRMTGVSTEGLVYPLADATLAWGTAYTVSNALAGTEGAFRARTGLGLVILQRRH, encoded by the coding sequence ATGCCGGAAGCCCATCCCTTTTCCGAACCCTTCGGCTTTCTGCCGCCTCCCTCCCCGCCCTACGGCGTGGTGGTGGCAGGAGGTGACCTGGACGAACCGGCCCTGGTGGCCGAAACGGCCCGCCTGGTGGCCGGGGCGTCCCTCTGCATCGCCGCCGACGGGGGCCTGCGCCTTCTGCGGGCAGCCAGCCTCTGGCCGCATTTGCTGGCCGGCGACTTCGACACCCTGACCGCCGCGGAAGTGGAGGCGGCCCGGGCGGCCGGCGTGGAGGTCCGGCGCGTTCCCCCCGCCAAGGACTTCACCGACACCGAGCTGGCCCTGGACCTGGCCCGGCAGCGGCTGGGCCCGGCTCCCCTCTACCTGGTGGGCGGGGTGGGAGACCGGGTCGACCACACCCTGACCAACCTGTTGATGGCCGCGCGCTGGGTGGCCGGCGGCCACGCCCTCAGGGTGCTGGCCGCACCCGCCCACGTCGCGCCCCTGGTGGGCCCCGGCGAGGTCCGGTTCCAGGGCCGGCCGGGGCAGGTCGTCTCCCTGGTACCCCTCACCCCCCGGATGACCGGCGTGAGCACCGAAGGGCTGGTCTACCCCCTGGCGGACGCCACGCTGGCCTGGGGAACGGCCTACACCGTCAGCAACGCCCTGGCGGGTACCGAGGGGGCATTTCGCGCCCGGACCGGGCTGGGGCTGGTGATCCTCCAGCGGCGGCACTGA
- a CDS encoding M28 family metallopeptidase, whose amino-acid sequence MGGTRTAATGEPPVPDPWDDLESLCRLPHRGTCTPEEGRAARWLAARLAELGFEVDLQPFTAPRHTLYLGPGLTGLVLAALGLAGARWAGPGAGSGLLALMALVTLVPLLGELALWPGGIPVSLAWVVPRGRSQNVVARWPQGAPRAAAARQPAEAGPGPSAAGLPAAGPQEPPGGRRGEPGPLHLVITAHYDTQWGSWLFAPRFLPWLQAFFVAGYAAFAAVPLLLAARAAGMAAAAPLAAAALVSAAVAGFLLLSWATGRPINGANDNGSGVAVALALARRWAARPLPGVELVVALTGAEETGMRGMAALLSHPWFPRPRGSRVAVLNIDNVGAGRLHYLTAEGMLLPVRYDARLVQEARRLAAALPAGRLTPGPRPLLPTDALVPAARRIPVITFLATGPGGRIPHYHWHTDRLEHVDRAHLAEVARVLWTYVAQLAGEPRAGRYPPERASANRPRTWT is encoded by the coding sequence ATGGGCGGAACCAGGACGGCTGCTACCGGGGAGCCACCGGTGCCGGACCCGTGGGACGATCTGGAGTCCCTGTGCCGCCTTCCCCACCGGGGCACCTGTACGCCCGAAGAGGGGCGGGCGGCCCGCTGGCTGGCGGCGCGGCTGGCGGAGCTGGGCTTTGAGGTCGACCTGCAGCCCTTCACCGCGCCGCGCCACACCCTCTACCTGGGCCCCGGCCTCACCGGCCTGGTGCTGGCGGCCCTGGGCCTGGCCGGTGCCCGCTGGGCCGGCCCCGGAGCCGGCAGCGGGCTGCTGGCCCTTATGGCCCTTGTGACCCTGGTTCCCCTGCTGGGGGAGCTGGCCTTGTGGCCCGGCGGCATCCCCGTCAGCCTGGCCTGGGTGGTGCCGCGGGGTCGTTCCCAGAATGTGGTGGCACGCTGGCCGCAAGGCGCCCCGCGGGCGGCAGCGGCCCGGCAGCCCGCCGAAGCGGGCCCGGGACCCTCGGCAGCGGGACTGCCGGCGGCCGGCCCGCAGGAGCCGCCCGGCGGCCGGCGGGGTGAGCCGGGGCCGCTGCACCTGGTGATCACCGCCCACTACGACACCCAGTGGGGCAGCTGGCTCTTCGCACCGCGCTTTCTGCCCTGGCTGCAGGCCTTTTTCGTTGCCGGGTATGCCGCCTTCGCCGCGGTGCCCCTCTTGCTGGCGGCCCGGGCCGCGGGGATGGCCGCCGCCGCGCCGCTGGCCGCGGCAGCCCTGGTTTCCGCGGCGGTGGCCGGGTTCCTCCTGCTCAGCTGGGCCACCGGGCGGCCCATCAACGGGGCCAACGACAACGGCTCCGGGGTCGCCGTGGCCCTGGCCCTGGCAAGGCGCTGGGCTGCGCGCCCCCTGCCGGGGGTCGAGCTGGTGGTGGCGTTGACGGGGGCCGAGGAGACGGGCATGCGGGGCATGGCGGCCCTGCTCTCCCACCCCTGGTTCCCGCGGCCGCGCGGGAGCCGGGTGGCGGTGCTCAACATCGACAACGTGGGTGCCGGCCGGCTCCACTACCTGACGGCCGAAGGCATGCTGCTGCCCGTGCGCTACGACGCCCGCCTGGTCCAGGAGGCCCGCCGGCTGGCGGCGGCGCTGCCGGCGGGCCGGCTGACCCCGGGGCCGCGGCCCCTCCTGCCCACCGATGCCCTGGTCCCCGCGGCGCGGCGGATCCCGGTCATCACCTTCCTGGCGACCGGTCCCGGCGGCCGCATTCCCCATTACCACTGGCACACCGACCGCCTGGAGCACGTGGACCGTGCCCATCTGGCCGAAGTCGCCCGCGTGCTGTGGACCTACGTGGCCCAGCTGGCGGGTGAGCCGCGCGCCGGCCGTTATCCGCCCGAACGGGCTTCCGCGAACCGGCCCAGGACGTGGACCTGA